From one Pedobacter faecalis genomic stretch:
- a CDS encoding SAM hydrolase/SAM-dependent halogenase family protein, translated as MAIITLTTDLGSKDFYQAALKGSILSILPSAQIVDVTHEVPSFNISYAAFVLKNVYPYFPKGSVHLIGIDSVYNENTRYVALKHNDHYFVGADNGIFSLLFDDKPETIVELNIMQDLKYLHFPLVDIFVKAAVHLAKGNKLKDIGLPVEGIEQRMLLHPVIERDIIRGSVIYIDTFCNVITNITKDLFTRIQRNRDFTLYFRKSETINQLSWHYNEVPEGEKLCLFGISNHLEIAINKGKASGLLGLHLGDIVRVEFHP; from the coding sequence ATGGCCATCATAACATTAACGACAGATTTAGGTTCTAAAGATTTCTATCAAGCCGCCCTAAAAGGAAGCATTTTAAGCATCCTGCCAAGCGCTCAGATCGTTGATGTAACACACGAAGTTCCTTCCTTCAATATTTCCTACGCAGCCTTCGTATTAAAGAACGTTTACCCCTACTTTCCAAAGGGATCAGTACATCTGATCGGTATCGATTCCGTCTACAACGAAAACACCAGGTATGTAGCTCTAAAACACAACGATCATTATTTTGTTGGCGCCGATAACGGAATATTTTCCCTGCTGTTCGACGACAAGCCTGAAACCATTGTTGAGTTGAATATCATGCAAGACTTAAAATATCTTCATTTTCCGCTGGTGGATATTTTTGTGAAAGCAGCTGTGCATCTTGCCAAAGGAAACAAGCTAAAAGATATCGGCCTGCCTGTGGAGGGAATTGAACAGAGAATGCTTCTCCACCCGGTTATCGAACGCGATATTATCAGAGGCAGTGTGATCTATATTGACACATTTTGTAACGTCATCACTAATATTACGAAAGACCTATTTACCAGAATACAGCGGAACCGGGATTTTACCCTCTATTTCAGAAAAAGCGAGACCATTAACCAGCTTAGCTGGCACTATAATGAAGTACCGGAAGGCGAAAAGCTCTGTCTGTTTGGCATAAGCAATCATCTTGAAATAGCCATCAATAAAGGTAAGGCAAGCGGCCTCCTGGGATTGCACCTTGGCGATATCGTGCGAGTAGAATTTCACCCATAA